One window from the genome of Rufibacter tibetensis encodes:
- a CDS encoding inorganic diphosphatase: MLETTKTDYFNPWHQVGYGESAPNIVTGIIEIPKGSKAKYELDKDSGMLKLDRVLFSAVHYPANYGFIPQTYCDDKDPLDILVLCSIDVAPMCLIDAKVIGVMQMIDNNEEDDKIIAVAANDMSVKHINDISELPPHTLLEIQRFFEDYKKLENKEVIVENFLGREDAYRIIEQSIELYNTTFRADS, from the coding sequence ATGTTAGAAACCACGAAAACAGATTACTTCAATCCTTGGCATCAGGTAGGTTACGGCGAAAGCGCTCCTAATATTGTAACTGGTATTATTGAAATTCCGAAGGGCTCAAAAGCTAAATACGAATTGGATAAAGACAGTGGCATGCTCAAGCTGGACCGCGTTTTATTTTCAGCAGTGCATTACCCGGCCAATTATGGCTTTATCCCGCAGACGTACTGTGATGACAAAGATCCACTAGACATCTTGGTGCTTTGCTCTATTGATGTAGCGCCTATGTGCCTCATTGACGCCAAAGTGATTGGTGTGATGCAAATGATTGACAACAATGAGGAAGATGATAAAATCATTGCGGTAGCTGCTAATGACATGTCTGTTAAGCACATCAATGATATCTCTGAGTTGCCTCCACACACCCTGTTAGAGATTCAACGCTTTTTTGAAGATTATAAGAAGCTGGAGAACAAAGAAGTGATTGTAGAGAACTTCCTGGGCCGTGAAGATGCGTACAGAATCATTGAGCAAAGCATAGAGCTGTACAATACTACCTTCAGAGCAGACAGCTAA
- a CDS encoding Crp/Fnr family transcriptional regulator, producing MLASLLTQIPLFSPDDVEAFLPLWKKRITVNRGDFLIRQGQVEQHLYFVESGALWLYLPSPHEDICVGFAYPNTLITSFPSLVTQMPSQYCIQALRKSELVAISKTDFDLIQEKRPVFGKFWRMELEKALVGKIEREVDLQLPDPVQRLERLLRRSPHIFQLVPKKYIASYLRMTPETLSRIM from the coding sequence ATGTTGGCCTCCCTGCTTACCCAAATTCCCTTATTTTCTCCTGACGACGTAGAGGCGTTCCTGCCGCTTTGGAAGAAGCGAATCACCGTGAACCGGGGCGATTTTCTCATCAGGCAAGGGCAGGTGGAGCAGCATTTGTACTTTGTGGAAAGCGGTGCTTTGTGGCTGTACCTCCCCAGTCCGCACGAAGACATTTGCGTGGGCTTTGCTTACCCCAATACCCTCATCACGTCTTTTCCGTCACTGGTGACCCAGATGCCCTCACAGTACTGCATACAAGCTCTTAGGAAGAGCGAGTTGGTTGCCATCTCTAAAACTGATTTCGACCTGATTCAGGAAAAACGGCCTGTATTCGGGAAGTTCTGGCGCATGGAGTTGGAAAAAGCTTTGGTGGGAAAGATTGAGCGCGAGGTGGACCTGCAACTGCCAGATCCGGTACAGCGACTGGAACGGCTGCTTCGGCGCAGCCCGCACATCTTTCAGTTGGTGCCCAAGAAGTACATTGCCTCGTACCTGCGCATGACGCCTGAGACCTTGAGCCGCATTATGTAA
- a CDS encoding bifunctional ADP-dependent NAD(P)H-hydrate dehydratase/NAD(P)H-hydrate epimerase produces MKILSAAQTRAADAYTIAQEPISSIDLMERASGAVADWLKQKYSPEVPFYFFCGPGNNGGDGMAVARLLHHDGYDVQVFLVETGQNQSADFSQNLERLPQAIPVTNVQTTSDLPAVPLKAVIVDGLFGTGLSRPLEGIYAEVVEYLNQHQGTVVSIDIPSGLFTDAPTPAQTAVIKADYTLTFEQPKLAFLLPASGSYAGEWHVLPIGLHPEFLAQVETPHQLLTHGLIENVLRPRSRFSHKGTFGHALLVGGSYGKMGAITMSAHAALRAGLGLLTVQVPTTGYTILQTAVPEAMVLTDAHEQHLSQFPEDLSKYQCLGIGPGLGQAEDSRLAMESLFRQKLPPLILDADALNLLASDRLLRQNLPANSILTPHPKEFERLTGPATDDFHRLQLLQSFCAEHDCYVILKGAHTCIGTPTEEFFFNTTGNPGMATGGTGDVLTGILTALRAQGYSPLETCQLGVYLHGLAGDIAAEVEGEASLIASDLYKYLGAAFRKIHLNQK; encoded by the coding sequence ATGAAGATTCTCTCTGCCGCCCAAACCCGTGCCGCCGATGCGTATACCATTGCGCAGGAACCCATCTCTTCCATTGACTTGATGGAGCGGGCCTCAGGCGCAGTGGCAGATTGGCTGAAGCAGAAGTACTCTCCAGAAGTTCCTTTTTACTTTTTCTGCGGACCCGGCAACAACGGCGGCGACGGAATGGCGGTGGCCCGTCTGTTGCACCATGATGGTTATGACGTTCAGGTCTTTTTAGTGGAGACAGGCCAGAATCAGTCGGCAGATTTTTCGCAGAACCTGGAGCGGCTGCCGCAGGCAATTCCAGTAACTAACGTCCAAACTACGTCAGACTTACCAGCTGTTCCCCTAAAAGCTGTGATCGTGGATGGGCTATTCGGGACTGGCCTTTCCCGGCCTTTAGAAGGAATCTATGCCGAAGTAGTTGAGTATCTGAACCAGCACCAAGGCACGGTTGTCTCTATTGACATTCCCTCCGGCTTGTTTACGGACGCTCCTACTCCTGCCCAAACAGCGGTTATCAAAGCAGATTATACCCTTACCTTTGAACAGCCTAAACTGGCATTTCTACTCCCCGCGTCAGGTTCATACGCAGGAGAATGGCACGTGCTTCCCATTGGTTTGCACCCCGAATTTCTGGCTCAGGTTGAAACGCCGCACCAGCTTCTGACCCACGGCTTGATTGAAAATGTTCTTCGGCCACGGTCCAGATTCTCTCACAAAGGCACCTTTGGCCATGCGTTGTTAGTAGGAGGCAGTTATGGAAAAATGGGGGCCATTACCATGAGTGCGCACGCTGCCTTGCGTGCCGGGCTAGGACTGTTAACGGTACAAGTGCCCACAACGGGTTATACCATTCTCCAGACCGCCGTGCCTGAGGCCATGGTACTCACCGATGCGCACGAGCAGCACCTTTCCCAATTTCCGGAGGACCTTTCCAAATACCAATGCCTTGGCATAGGACCGGGCTTGGGACAAGCCGAGGACTCCAGACTGGCCATGGAAAGTCTGTTCCGGCAAAAGCTTCCGCCGTTGATCTTAGACGCCGATGCCCTGAACCTGTTGGCCTCTGACCGGCTGTTGCGCCAGAACCTGCCTGCAAACAGCATTCTTACGCCCCACCCTAAAGAGTTTGAGCGCCTCACCGGTCCCGCCACCGATGATTTCCACCGCCTGCAGTTGCTCCAAAGTTTCTGCGCAGAGCATGACTGCTATGTCATCCTGAAAGGGGCGCATACCTGTATTGGTACACCTACCGAGGAGTTCTTTTTCAATACTACCGGCAACCCGGGCATGGCTACCGGCGGCACCGGCGATGTGCTTACCGGCATTCTGACGGCTTTGCGTGCGCAGGGCTATTCGCCACTGGAGACCTGTCAATTGGGAGTGTACCTCCACGGACTAGCGGGAGACATAGCGGCGGAAGTTGAAGGAGAAGCTTCCCTCATCGCTTCTGACCTTTACAAGTATTTAGGGGCCGCTTTCAGGAAAATACACCTAAATCAGAAATAG
- a CDS encoding thioredoxin-like domain-containing protein: protein MLTGRVNAPEINTPHGWLNTDRAYTLKDFRGKIVLLDFWTFGCINCQHLLPDLKRLEKEYAKELVVIGVHSAKFDAEKRKNAIRQAILKFGIEHLVVNDADFEVWKQYAVNAWPTVALIDPDGKVVGQRSGEGIYDIIKPHLDQLIQTFGERINREPYPFKTEVPDTSVLKFPSKLIQDAEGHLYLSDSGNNRVLKLTTSGQVLEVFGNGQEGFTDGPAREATFAQPHGLAMHHGFLYIADAKNNAIRKVNLSTKEVTTAAGTGELSYYFFYDEIGVPVNPNSPWDLSVADDQLYIASAGNHQILRMDVQTEKVYRFAGTGREALADGNLLEAAFNQPSGLTLQERTLYVADPEASAIRAVDLNKGTVTTLIGRGLFEFGDEDGDFDAAYLQHCMGITEHHGNLYVADTYNSKVKVMDLAKERIRTVVAGLDEPNDVLIHSGFLWITNTNAHELWKVNLETGEKEVVPVQLDAQE, encoded by the coding sequence ATGCTTACCGGACGTGTCAATGCCCCTGAAATAAATACGCCCCATGGCTGGCTCAATACAGACCGTGCCTACACCTTGAAAGATTTCCGGGGGAAGATTGTCTTGCTGGATTTCTGGACCTTCGGCTGCATCAACTGCCAGCACCTTCTGCCTGACCTAAAACGACTGGAGAAAGAATACGCAAAGGAGCTGGTAGTCATTGGCGTGCATTCGGCCAAGTTTGACGCCGAAAAGCGGAAGAACGCCATCCGGCAAGCCATCCTAAAGTTCGGGATTGAGCACCTTGTGGTGAACGATGCAGATTTCGAGGTTTGGAAACAATATGCAGTAAACGCCTGGCCTACCGTTGCCCTCATCGATCCTGATGGAAAAGTAGTGGGCCAAAGATCCGGCGAAGGCATCTATGATATCATCAAACCGCATCTTGATCAGCTCATCCAAACCTTCGGGGAGCGCATCAACAGGGAACCGTATCCTTTCAAAACCGAAGTTCCAGATACTTCGGTGCTGAAGTTTCCTTCCAAACTGATCCAAGACGCAGAAGGCCACCTGTACCTATCTGACAGCGGGAATAACCGAGTCTTGAAGTTAACCACTTCAGGTCAGGTGCTGGAAGTTTTCGGGAACGGCCAGGAAGGGTTTACGGATGGACCTGCCCGTGAGGCCACGTTTGCCCAGCCTCACGGGTTGGCCATGCACCATGGGTTTCTGTACATAGCTGACGCCAAGAACAACGCCATTAGAAAAGTAAACCTGAGCACTAAAGAAGTGACTACCGCAGCTGGAACAGGGGAGCTGAGTTACTATTTTTTCTATGATGAGATAGGCGTACCGGTCAACCCTAACAGCCCTTGGGATTTGTCCGTGGCCGATGACCAATTATACATTGCGAGTGCTGGAAACCACCAGATCCTGCGCATGGACGTGCAAACTGAGAAAGTGTACCGTTTTGCCGGAACCGGCCGCGAAGCCCTCGCCGATGGCAATCTTCTTGAAGCTGCTTTCAACCAGCCCAGCGGACTTACCTTGCAAGAACGTACCCTTTACGTGGCGGACCCGGAAGCCAGCGCCATCAGAGCCGTAGATTTAAACAAAGGAACTGTCACCACGTTGATAGGCCGCGGGCTCTTTGAATTTGGTGATGAAGACGGCGACTTTGACGCAGCTTATCTGCAACACTGCATGGGCATCACCGAGCATCACGGAAATCTGTACGTGGCAGACACCTACAACAGCAAAGTAAAGGTCATGGATCTGGCCAAGGAACGCATCAGGACAGTAGTGGCTGGATTAGATGAACCAAATGATGTACTTATCCACAGCGGTTTTCTGTGGATAACCAACACCAATGCCCATGAACTCTGGAAGGTGAACCTGGAGACGGGAGAAAAAGAAGTGGTGCCGGTGCAACTGGATGCGCAGGAATAG
- the atpG gene encoding ATP synthase F1 subunit gamma, which produces MASLKEVRNRIVSVGSTQQITKAMKMVAAAKLRRSQDNIMRMRPYAQRLNNILTNLSNVQNEDGGNVYAQKRDVQRVLIIAVTSDRGLCGAFNSNVMKAVNVLINERYATQAAAGNIEIMAIGKKGHEYFTKRNMPTVGDYTTVFGNLSFETVRAAAEQAMEGFRTGRFDQIDLVYNEFRNVATQIIRTEQFLPIQEKPQEQVANQTESDYIFEPSQEEIVEQLIPKSLKIQVYKAVLESNASEHGARMTAMDKATENAGELLKQLKLTYNRTRQAAITTEILEIVGGAEALAASR; this is translated from the coding sequence ATGGCAAGTTTAAAAGAAGTACGTAACCGTATTGTATCTGTAGGGTCAACTCAGCAAATCACCAAAGCCATGAAAATGGTAGCGGCTGCTAAATTGCGTAGATCCCAAGATAATATTATGCGCATGCGTCCGTACGCCCAGCGTCTGAACAACATTTTGACCAATCTGTCTAACGTGCAAAACGAAGACGGAGGCAACGTGTATGCTCAGAAGCGGGATGTGCAGCGGGTGTTGATTATTGCTGTTACCTCAGACAGAGGGTTGTGCGGCGCTTTCAACTCTAACGTGATGAAAGCGGTGAATGTCCTCATCAATGAGCGTTACGCTACTCAGGCAGCTGCAGGTAACATTGAGATCATGGCCATAGGAAAGAAAGGCCATGAGTACTTCACCAAGCGCAACATGCCTACCGTGGGTGACTACACTACTGTGTTCGGGAATCTATCTTTTGAAACAGTACGAGCAGCTGCTGAGCAAGCCATGGAAGGTTTTAGAACCGGACGTTTTGATCAGATTGATTTGGTATACAACGAATTCAGAAATGTTGCTACCCAAATCATCCGGACAGAGCAGTTCCTGCCTATTCAGGAGAAACCCCAGGAGCAAGTTGCGAACCAGACTGAGTCTGATTACATCTTTGAACCTTCACAGGAAGAGATTGTGGAGCAGCTGATTCCTAAGTCTCTGAAGATTCAGGTGTACAAGGCCGTTTTGGAATCTAATGCCTCTGAGCATGGTGCCCGTATGACCGCTATGGACAAGGCTACTGAAAACGCTGGTGAACTATTGAAGCAATTGAAACTTACCTATAATCGTACGCGGCAAGCTGCCATTACCACTGAGATCCTTGAGATTGTGGGTGGTGCTGAAGCACTTGCGGCCTCAAGATAA
- a CDS encoding phosphatase PAP2 family protein, translating into MTINSFLTTCLLWISVSTGVVAQTPLSDTTVTRPSTGYAPGYSVEEVPKTSRFLKRAVLPSVVLMAAGISTIKDNGFYSSYDASQDAREAFPHFSTKVDDYLFFVPIVGLYSFNLFSSQNKHDIRRQSGLLLASGALTTLVVYPTKILSGQERPNGLPRAFPSGHTAYAFTIATLVDKEFRGKSKWISIGSYTIASATGVMRVLNNEHWMADVLAGAGVGILSVNTVYFIHNRLMRNKGLNGSISPTVLPNGQLGMGFALQF; encoded by the coding sequence TTGACTATCAATTCTTTTCTGACGACTTGTCTTCTGTGGATTTCTGTGTCTACCGGAGTTGTTGCCCAGACCCCGCTCTCCGACACTACCGTTACCCGCCCTTCAACAGGGTATGCACCCGGTTATTCTGTAGAAGAAGTTCCGAAGACAAGCCGCTTCCTGAAACGGGCTGTATTGCCTTCGGTTGTGCTGATGGCCGCCGGTATTTCCACCATCAAAGACAACGGCTTCTACAGCAGCTATGACGCCAGCCAGGACGCCCGCGAAGCTTTTCCCCACTTCAGCACGAAGGTAGATGATTACCTTTTCTTTGTGCCCATTGTAGGTTTGTACAGTTTTAACCTTTTCTCGTCGCAGAACAAGCATGACATCAGGCGGCAGAGTGGCCTGTTACTGGCTTCCGGGGCGTTGACCACCTTAGTCGTTTACCCCACCAAAATCTTATCTGGGCAGGAGCGGCCTAATGGGTTACCCAGGGCTTTCCCTTCGGGGCATACGGCGTACGCTTTCACCATTGCCACCCTGGTAGACAAAGAGTTCAGAGGCAAAAGCAAGTGGATCAGCATTGGAAGCTACACCATTGCCTCCGCCACGGGCGTCATGCGCGTTTTAAATAACGAACACTGGATGGCCGATGTGCTGGCGGGAGCAGGAGTGGGAATCTTGTCAGTGAACACCGTCTACTTCATCCATAACCGCCTTATGCGCAACAAAGGCCTGAATGGAAGCATTTCGCCTACCGTCTTACCTAACGGACAACTGGGAATGGGCTTTGCACTTCAGTTTTAA
- a CDS encoding UbiA prenyltransferase family protein: protein MRIPLQILNFILYSNIFISICAAALVWETYLLSGIPISLRLGGIVFFATLFVYNADSLLPYKFNQEGASSSRSQWIQEHRLELTFISVASALCAVFLYWTAIFELNFWFLLHLFVVAGLYSVPVVPEGERYIPLRDIPFLKVFLIAYVWSAVTVQLPLMEVDRDLFSSGNFILFLRRLLFLFSLTLVFDIRDIYKDKLTSTVTFPTKWGVQNTKKLALFALLLYAVLLPAGTAPYMRIALGIAGVGAALVVWKVHEYRSQYYFLVLADGMMLVQFLLVWFLTYI, encoded by the coding sequence ATGAGGATCCCCCTGCAAATCCTGAATTTTATTCTGTACAGTAATATTTTTATTTCCATCTGTGCCGCGGCGCTTGTGTGGGAAACCTATTTGTTAAGCGGAATTCCCATCTCTCTGCGCTTGGGCGGAATCGTTTTCTTCGCTACTCTTTTTGTCTACAACGCAGACAGCCTTTTGCCTTACAAGTTCAACCAGGAAGGAGCCTCCAGTTCCCGCTCACAATGGATTCAGGAGCATAGACTGGAGCTGACGTTTATCTCAGTAGCAAGTGCCTTGTGTGCGGTATTCCTGTACTGGACGGCCATCTTTGAACTCAACTTCTGGTTTTTGCTGCATCTTTTTGTGGTGGCCGGACTCTATTCTGTGCCGGTAGTGCCCGAGGGGGAACGCTACATTCCCTTGCGCGATATTCCTTTCCTAAAGGTATTTCTTATTGCCTACGTGTGGTCTGCCGTTACTGTACAGCTCCCGCTCATGGAGGTAGACCGGGATTTATTCTCTTCTGGTAACTTTATTCTTTTTCTACGCCGGCTCCTGTTTCTCTTTTCCCTCACGCTGGTTTTTGACATCAGAGACATCTACAAAGACAAACTCACCAGCACTGTTACCTTCCCCACCAAATGGGGAGTGCAAAATACCAAGAAGTTAGCTTTGTTCGCCCTGCTCCTGTACGCCGTTTTATTGCCTGCAGGTACGGCCCCTTACATGCGGATTGCCTTGGGCATAGCAGGTGTTGGAGCTGCGCTAGTTGTGTGGAAAGTGCATGAATACCGGTCCCAATACTACTTCCTGGTGCTAGCAGATGGGATGATGCTGGTGCAGTTTCTGCTAGTTTGGTTTCTAACTTATATATAG
- the pafA gene encoding alkaline phosphatase PafA, with amino-acid sequence MTGGVSRIWVLVFAMLIGMSPAIAQRKKSKSKAPEKPKLVIGIVVDQMRYDYLYRYWDKYSANGFKRLVGEGFNFRNNHYNYVPTYTGPGHASIYTGTTPSMHGIIGNDWYNRATGHNIYCAEDKSVNTVGSSSQAGQMSPVNMIASTITDELKLATNQKSKVIGLSLKDRGSILPAGHAADAAYWFDGSNGSMISSTYYMQQLPAWVQAFNDRKLPNQYLSQPWTTLLPIAQYTQSTADDQAFEGTFVGEEKPVFPHNIPAFRGKTFDLLRSIPAGNTYTKEFAKEAIRAENLGKNTVTDFLAVSFSSPDYIGHQYGPNSIEVEDTYLRLDQDLADLLKFVDDQLGKENVLIFLTADHGAAHNPTYLKQLRIPAGNTNIGVMTDSLKKHLNQKFGTADWVSAFVNQQVYFNHAVVESKKANLVELQEETARFMQRFPGILRSFSADALMKSHWERGLGMLVENGYMPYRSGDVMVTFQPGWYENYGRGMPKGTTHGSPWAYDTHIPLLWYGWQIPAGESTVRTEIIDIAPSIAAWLRIQEPNGTMGRALLEYVR; translated from the coding sequence ATGACAGGAGGAGTAAGTAGGATATGGGTTTTGGTATTCGCCATGCTAATAGGCATGTCTCCCGCCATTGCTCAAAGAAAAAAATCAAAGAGTAAAGCCCCTGAGAAACCAAAACTGGTGATAGGCATAGTGGTAGACCAAATGCGCTATGATTACCTGTACCGCTATTGGGATAAATACTCAGCCAATGGGTTTAAGAGACTTGTAGGAGAGGGATTTAACTTCCGGAACAACCATTACAATTACGTTCCCACCTATACAGGGCCGGGCCATGCTTCTATCTATACCGGTACCACTCCCTCTATGCATGGCATTATAGGGAATGATTGGTACAACCGCGCAACGGGTCACAATATCTATTGTGCCGAGGATAAATCAGTGAACACGGTAGGGAGTTCTTCGCAGGCTGGGCAAATGTCACCGGTGAACATGATTGCTTCCACCATCACTGATGAGCTGAAGCTGGCCACAAACCAGAAAAGCAAAGTGATCGGGCTAAGCCTGAAGGATAGAGGATCTATCTTGCCTGCAGGCCATGCGGCAGATGCAGCCTATTGGTTTGACGGAAGCAACGGAAGCATGATTTCCAGCACCTACTACATGCAGCAATTGCCGGCTTGGGTGCAGGCCTTCAATGACCGTAAACTGCCAAACCAGTACCTGAGTCAACCCTGGACCACGTTGTTGCCAATTGCGCAATACACCCAAAGTACAGCAGATGACCAGGCGTTTGAAGGTACTTTCGTTGGAGAAGAAAAGCCAGTGTTCCCGCATAACATTCCCGCCTTCCGTGGAAAGACATTTGACCTTTTACGGTCCATTCCTGCGGGCAACACTTACACCAAAGAATTTGCAAAAGAGGCCATTAGGGCAGAGAACCTGGGCAAAAACACCGTCACAGATTTTCTGGCAGTAAGCTTCTCCAGCCCGGATTATATTGGTCACCAATACGGTCCAAACTCTATTGAAGTCGAAGACACTTACCTGCGTTTAGACCAGGACTTAGCAGATTTATTGAAGTTTGTAGACGACCAGCTGGGCAAAGAGAATGTGCTGATTTTCCTAACTGCTGATCATGGTGCTGCCCATAACCCAACTTATTTAAAGCAGTTACGTATTCCGGCGGGGAACACCAACATAGGTGTTATGACTGATTCGCTTAAAAAGCACCTGAATCAGAAGTTTGGGACGGCTGACTGGGTGAGTGCCTTTGTGAATCAGCAGGTATATTTCAACCATGCAGTGGTAGAAAGCAAGAAAGCCAACTTGGTGGAATTGCAGGAAGAAACGGCTCGTTTCATGCAGCGCTTTCCCGGTATTCTACGCTCGTTCAGCGCAGATGCCTTGATGAAATCACATTGGGAAAGAGGCTTGGGTATGTTGGTGGAAAATGGCTACATGCCGTACAGGTCTGGTGATGTAATGGTTACGTTCCAGCCGGGGTGGTATGAAAACTATGGACGGGGAATGCCTAAAGGCACAACGCACGGTAGTCCTTGGGCGTATGATACCCACATTCCGCTTCTGTGGTACGGGTGGCAAATACCGGCCGGAGAGTCTACGGTACGAACAGAGATTATTGATATTGCGCCAAGTATTGCGGCGTGGCTGCGCATTCAGGAACCCAACGGAACCATGGGGCGGGCTTTATTAGAATATGTGCGGTAA
- the atpA gene encoding F0F1 ATP synthase subunit alpha, with protein MAEVRPDEVSAILREQLSNFRTEAELEEVGTVLQVGDGVARIYGLSKAQSGELLEFENGLQALVLNLEEDNVGAVLLGDWSDIKEGDTVKKTNKIASVRVGDGMVGRVVNTLGQPIDGKGPLVGELYEMPIERKAPGVIYRQPVNEPMQTGIKAIDSMIPIGRGQRELIIGDRQTGKSAVAIDTIINQGEFFDRGEPVFCIYVAIGQKASTVAQIVNALEASGAMRYTVVVAAPAADPAPLQFYAPFTGAAIGEFFRDTGRPALVVYDDLSKQAVAYREVSLLLRRPPGREAYPGDVFYLHSRLLERAAKINASDAIARDMNDLPESIKHLVKGGGSLTALPIIETQAGDVSAYIPTNVISITDGQIFLETNLFNSGIRPAINVGISVSRVGGSAQIKSMKKVAGTLKLDQAQFRELEAFAKFGSDLDAATKLTIERGRRNLEVLKQAQFSPVAVEDQVAMIYCCTNGLIDDVPVNEVRTFEKDFTMTLNAQHRPVLDALRAGKIDDNVTDTLKQVARDLTARYRK; from the coding sequence ATGGCAGAAGTTAGACCTGATGAAGTATCAGCGATTTTAAGAGAACAGCTGTCAAACTTCAGAACAGAAGCTGAACTAGAAGAAGTTGGTACGGTTCTGCAAGTTGGTGACGGTGTTGCTCGTATCTACGGCTTATCCAAGGCACAGTCTGGTGAGTTGTTAGAGTTCGAAAATGGTCTGCAAGCCCTTGTTCTTAACCTTGAAGAGGACAACGTGGGTGCGGTATTGTTGGGTGACTGGAGCGACATCAAAGAAGGTGACACAGTTAAGAAAACAAATAAAATTGCCTCCGTTCGCGTAGGTGATGGCATGGTAGGCCGCGTGGTAAACACCCTTGGTCAGCCAATTGACGGCAAAGGCCCATTAGTGGGTGAGCTGTACGAAATGCCAATTGAAAGAAAAGCACCAGGTGTTATTTACCGTCAGCCGGTAAATGAGCCGATGCAGACTGGTATCAAGGCAATTGACTCTATGATTCCGATTGGCCGTGGCCAGCGTGAGTTGATCATTGGTGACCGTCAGACAGGTAAATCTGCCGTAGCGATTGACACCATCATCAACCAAGGTGAGTTCTTTGACCGTGGTGAGCCTGTATTCTGTATTTATGTAGCCATTGGCCAGAAAGCCTCTACCGTAGCACAGATTGTGAACGCGTTGGAAGCTAGTGGTGCCATGCGTTATACCGTAGTAGTTGCTGCTCCAGCGGCTGACCCAGCTCCGTTGCAATTCTACGCGCCGTTTACCGGTGCGGCTATTGGTGAGTTCTTCCGTGATACCGGTCGTCCTGCATTAGTAGTATATGATGACTTGTCTAAGCAAGCCGTAGCTTACCGCGAAGTGTCTCTGTTACTTCGTCGTCCTCCAGGACGTGAGGCGTATCCAGGTGACGTATTCTATCTGCACTCCCGTTTATTAGAGCGTGCGGCTAAGATCAACGCATCTGACGCAATTGCCCGTGACATGAACGACTTGCCAGAGTCTATCAAGCACTTAGTGAAAGGTGGTGGTTCTTTGACCGCTCTTCCAATCATTGAGACCCAGGCTGGTGACGTTTCTGCGTATATCCCAACCAACGTGATCTCTATCACAGATGGTCAGATCTTCCTGGAAACTAACTTGTTCAACTCTGGTATCCGTCCGGCTATCAACGTAGGTATCTCGGTATCTCGCGTGGGTGGTTCAGCTCAGATCAAGTCCATGAAGAAAGTGGCTGGTACGTTGAAACTAGACCAAGCGCAATTCCGTGAATTGGAAGCCTTCGCTAAATTTGGTTCTGACCTGGATGCTGCTACTAAATTGACCATTGAGCGTGGCCGTAGAAACCTGGAAGTATTGAAGCAAGCTCAGTTCTCTCCGGTAGCGGTAGAAGATCAGGTAGCTATGATCTACTGCTGTACCAATGGCCTGATTGATGACGTGCCAGTGAATGAGGTGCGTACATTTGAGAAAGACTTTACCATGACTCTGAATGCGCAGCACCGTCCGGTACTGGATGCATTAAGAGCTGGTAAAATTGATGATAATGTGACCGACACGCTGAAGCAAGTTGCGCGTGACCTCACAGCCAGATATCGTAAATAA
- a CDS encoding DinB family protein: MNTATFLSQLQQQAQAQKSLVQSEFLTLDQLELNFKLHATGWSILECLEHLNRYSRFYLPHVEQAISSAPASLTPQPVCYSWVGKKSLDVANPNGVKKHKTLKHMNPHNSQLTSEVLEEFLQHQNTLLQLLEAAAKVDVNKKAIPIEFFRLLKMRIGEALEFLVMHQQRHLQQALRVKNQILQPISLVV; the protein is encoded by the coding sequence ATGAACACAGCCACTTTCCTTTCGCAACTACAGCAGCAAGCCCAGGCCCAGAAGAGCCTGGTTCAATCTGAGTTCCTTACCCTGGACCAGCTTGAACTTAATTTCAAACTCCACGCCACCGGTTGGAGCATTCTGGAGTGCCTGGAGCATTTGAACCGGTACAGCCGCTTCTACCTGCCACATGTTGAACAAGCCATTTCTTCAGCACCCGCTTCCCTTACCCCACAACCTGTGTGCTACTCTTGGGTTGGAAAGAAGTCACTGGACGTGGCGAACCCTAACGGCGTTAAAAAGCACAAGACGCTGAAGCACATGAACCCACACAACAGCCAGCTTACTTCTGAGGTATTGGAAGAGTTCCTGCAGCACCAGAACACCCTGTTGCAACTGTTGGAAGCCGCAGCTAAAGTTGATGTCAACAAAAAAGCCATTCCAATAGAGTTTTTCCGGCTGCTCAAGATGCGGATTGGGGAGGCCTTGGAGTTTCTGGTGATGCACCAACAACGTCACCTGCAGCAGGCCCTGCGGGTGAAAAACCAGATTCTTCAACCCATCAGCTTAGTGGTGTAA